A window of Fictibacillus halophilus contains these coding sequences:
- the flaG gene encoding flagellar protein FlaG has translation MELQSISSPVFQKSEPVLKSQNQPEQTTQAEASVQSKPTKESIEKVIDAMNDMLKPAHTSSKFVLHEKLNDYYVQVVDEVTQEVLKEIPNKKFLDMYADMIDFMGIFVDKKI, from the coding sequence GTGGAACTGCAATCAATTAGTTCTCCTGTATTTCAAAAGTCTGAGCCTGTGCTTAAAAGCCAAAACCAACCAGAACAAACGACTCAAGCCGAAGCTTCAGTACAGAGTAAACCAACGAAAGAATCAATAGAAAAAGTGATTGATGCGATGAACGATATGTTAAAACCGGCACACACTTCTTCAAAATTTGTACTTCACGAAAAGTTAAACGATTATTACGTTCAGGTCGTGGATGAAGTAACACAAGAGGTGCTCAAGGAGATTCCAAACAAAAAGTTCCTTGATATGTATGCGGATATGATTGATTTTATGGGTATTTTTGTAGATAAAAAAATTTAG
- a CDS encoding alpha/beta hydrolase family protein, with the protein MIRVAQFTIMINKKDIVLVGSSMGGFIANGIFARQSKILGLANINGSGSFVLSERLFRKKDDLGDLPLAYLEVLREYDPVDRTNFKSPVLMLHGDSDTVIAIEGQQDYYRHLKEVEKRSNVELKIYKNVNHQFTPEMVSDLKAWLGLLPY; encoded by the coding sequence TTGATACGGGTTGCTCAATTCACCATCATGATCAATAAAAAGGATATCGTCCTGGTAGGTAGCTCTATGGGAGGATTTATTGCAAACGGCATTTTTGCTCGCCAATCAAAGATATTAGGGTTAGCTAATATTAATGGCTCTGGTTCATTTGTTCTATCCGAGCGCCTTTTTAGAAAAAAGGATGATCTAGGAGATCTTCCTTTAGCATATTTGGAGGTGTTACGTGAATATGACCCCGTTGATAGAACGAATTTTAAGTCTCCTGTACTTATGCTTCACGGAGATAGTGATACAGTTATAGCCATTGAGGGTCAACAAGATTATTACCGACATCTAAAAGAGGTTGAGAAAAGAAGTAATGTAGAACTCAAGATTTATAAGAATGTAAACCATCAGTTCACTCCGGAAATGGTAAGTGACTTAAAAGCTTGGTTAGGTTTACTGCCGTATTGA
- a CDS encoding tetratricopeptide repeat protein, with translation MMNYFFILYVINSLLVLIINKLLQKRSDHTERNIEYFWLLAISFVIPILGALGVWLVIKLSDRKGKEKRYIHHERFYVNNFNEIGLLSLKRRESIPFFAGVQTVDDIGKDLVVRLMENKIPEQGRYLKAAVVQQNRETAHYAATALNLLNKRYETIIHKMLSETSSLQGYKNILYVYKEYLTSDIVSDTLLKEKKDVYENLLREAIKHYPRETLFYEQLALYYWENSKKNQAVSLSEKVISDFPNSTECYFILLNNYYVTHEKIKLNTVLTKIENHYSAKIPVRLQSVVDLIKG, from the coding sequence ATGATGAACTATTTTTTTATCCTTTATGTGATAAACAGTCTTCTTGTTTTAATCATAAATAAGTTGCTTCAAAAAAGGAGTGACCACACAGAAAGGAACATAGAGTATTTTTGGCTGTTGGCTATTAGTTTCGTCATTCCTATACTAGGAGCATTAGGAGTTTGGTTGGTCATAAAGCTCTCAGATCGAAAGGGGAAAGAAAAACGGTATATTCATCATGAACGTTTTTATGTAAACAATTTTAACGAAATCGGGCTACTCTCGTTAAAAAGAAGAGAATCTATTCCCTTTTTTGCTGGAGTGCAAACGGTTGATGATATCGGAAAAGACTTAGTCGTCCGGTTAATGGAGAACAAAATACCTGAACAAGGACGCTATTTAAAAGCAGCGGTCGTGCAACAAAATAGAGAAACTGCTCATTATGCAGCTACTGCACTAAATCTGTTAAATAAACGATATGAAACAATCATTCATAAGATGCTCAGTGAGACTAGCAGTTTACAAGGTTACAAAAATATTTTGTATGTGTATAAAGAATACCTTACGAGTGATATTGTTTCTGATACGTTGCTGAAAGAAAAAAAGGACGTCTATGAAAACCTCTTAAGAGAGGCTATTAAGCATTATCCAAGAGAGACTTTGTTTTATGAACAATTAGCACTGTACTACTGGGAAAACAGTAAAAAAAATCAGGCTGTTTCCTTGTCTGAAAAGGTTATCTCTGACTTTCCAAATTCGACTGAATGCTACTTCATTCTGCTCAACAATTATTATGTCACTCATGAAAAGATTAAATTGAATACCGTTTTAACAAAAATCGAGAACCACTACTCAGCAAAAATTCCAGTGAGGCTACAGTCAGTAGTAGATCTAATAAAGGGATGA
- the fliS gene encoding flagellar export chaperone FliS, whose translation MSILNANKAYQNNSVQTASPGELTLMLYNGCLKFIGLARTGIELKNTEQKNTNLLKAQKIIQELMVTLNMELEVSKSLMTMYDYIHRRLIEANIQNDVKILDEVEDYVLDFRNTWKEVIQINRRMQHGETGRV comes from the coding sequence ATGTCCATACTTAACGCAAACAAGGCGTATCAAAATAACTCAGTTCAAACGGCGTCTCCCGGCGAGTTGACGCTCATGCTCTATAACGGATGTTTAAAGTTTATCGGTCTCGCGCGAACGGGGATCGAGCTTAAGAATACAGAACAAAAGAATACGAACCTATTAAAAGCGCAAAAGATCATTCAAGAGTTGATGGTCACGCTGAACATGGAGCTTGAAGTATCAAAGTCATTGATGACGATGTACGATTATATCCACCGTCGTCTGATTGAGGCAAACATTCAAAATGACGTGAAAATCTTGGATGAAGTGGAAGACTATGTGCTGGATTTCCGCAATACGTGGAAAGAAGTGATTCAGATCAACCGCCGCATGCAGCATGGCGAAACAGGGCGCGTGTAA
- the fliB gene encoding flagellin lysine-N-methylase, with product MNSNKVLSPQYFSQFTCIGGSCEDTCCAGWRVTIDRKTYKKYQNIKGDQAIKKNVKRVRKNITEHAYAELQLGEKNECKLLTDDGLCGIQVKYGEDFLSHTCSSYPRTVNKVDDSFEKSATVSCPEIARLVLLNPKGIEFDEIHNSEKVLSYNNKIDSKSDVTNPKKYFWDLRIFTIEILQNRDLDISNRLIILGLFYKKLNEIIDNKELSNIPNTIQLFKELMSNKQLNLTEISSDLTVQLDILYEIINKRITSGVSSERYLKCFREMLLGLGYSESISVEELSNNYKDIYNNYYLPFMANNEYILENYLVNYVFKNLFPFGNYTNVFEEYVMLVVHFSLIKTHLIGISGYYKSLNYEIIVAVIQTFSKTVEHNNIYLQQILKMLKNNNYVNLPYMTILVKN from the coding sequence GTGAATTCTAACAAAGTTCTTTCGCCACAATATTTTAGTCAGTTTACATGCATTGGTGGAAGCTGTGAAGATACTTGTTGTGCAGGTTGGCGAGTTACCATAGACCGAAAAACTTACAAAAAATATCAAAATATAAAAGGTGACCAGGCTATTAAAAAAAATGTTAAAAGAGTGCGCAAGAATATTACTGAGCATGCTTATGCAGAGTTACAGTTGGGTGAGAAAAATGAATGTAAACTTTTAACTGATGATGGGCTATGCGGAATCCAGGTGAAGTATGGTGAGGATTTCCTTTCTCATACTTGTTCCTCCTACCCAAGAACTGTTAATAAAGTTGATGATTCTTTTGAAAAATCTGCGACCGTTTCTTGTCCTGAAATTGCAAGACTTGTATTATTAAATCCAAAAGGAATAGAATTTGATGAAATACATAATTCTGAAAAAGTACTTAGTTATAATAATAAAATTGATTCAAAAAGTGATGTTACAAATCCAAAAAAATATTTTTGGGATCTAAGGATATTTACAATTGAAATCTTACAAAACAGAGATCTTGACATCTCCAATAGACTTATAATACTTGGGCTATTTTATAAAAAATTGAATGAGATAATAGATAATAAAGAATTAAGTAATATACCAAACACCATACAACTATTTAAAGAATTAATGTCAAATAAGCAACTAAATCTTACTGAAATTTCATCAGATTTAACAGTTCAATTAGATATTCTTTATGAAATTATAAATAAACGGATAACATCTGGAGTATCAAGCGAGAGATATTTAAAGTGTTTTAGAGAGATGTTGTTAGGTTTAGGTTACTCAGAAAGTATCAGTGTAGAAGAGTTATCAAATAATTATAAAGATATATATAATAATTACTATTTGCCTTTTATGGCTAATAATGAATATATACTAGAAAATTATTTAGTAAATTATGTTTTTAAGAATCTATTTCCATTCGGTAATTATACAAATGTTTTTGAAGAGTACGTTATGCTAGTTGTTCATTTTTCATTGATTAAAACTCATTTGATTGGTATTTCTGGATATTATAAATCATTGAATTATGAAATCATTGTTGCTGTTATTCAGACATTTTCTAAAACTGTTGAACATAATAATATATACCTTCAACAAATACTTAAAATGCTTAAAAACAATAATTATGTAAATTTACCCTATATGACAATTCTAGTTAAAAACTAA
- the galE gene encoding UDP-glucose 4-epimerase GalE, whose protein sequence is MAILVTGGAGFIGSHTVVQLIQSGLDVIIIDNFINSDPEVLNSLHSITGVSIKFYNIDLLDKEKVQNVFCENNIDAVIHFAGLKAVGESILKPLQYYHNNITSTLILCEVMKFHGVKKIVFSSSATVYGTGQNKPLMEDTPLGATNPYGRTKLMLEQVLKDLHESDHEWSVALLRYFNPVGAHPSGLIGEKPSDHPNNLVPYLTQVAARKLSKLRIFGNDYDTSDGTGVRDYIHVEDLASGHLKALDKVLTNNGVHTYNLGTGKGFSVMDVIRTFEKVTGVYIPYEVIDRRPGDVAVSYADTTKARQELGWFAEKGLEEMLRDVWNWQQKRVDISRSPSYIK, encoded by the coding sequence ATGGCTATTTTAGTCACAGGTGGTGCGGGTTTTATTGGCAGTCATACAGTTGTTCAATTAATTCAGTCAGGCCTTGATGTAATCATCATTGATAATTTTATAAACAGTGACCCAGAAGTATTGAACTCTTTACATAGCATTACCGGGGTATCCATCAAGTTTTATAACATAGATTTGTTAGATAAAGAAAAGGTTCAGAATGTCTTTTGTGAGAACAACATCGATGCCGTTATTCATTTTGCAGGACTTAAGGCGGTAGGGGAATCGATTTTAAAACCTCTTCAGTATTATCATAACAATATTACGAGCACCTTAATTTTATGTGAAGTGATGAAGTTTCATGGTGTAAAGAAAATCGTATTTAGTTCATCCGCTACGGTCTACGGAACAGGCCAAAATAAACCATTGATGGAAGATACGCCACTAGGTGCAACAAATCCTTATGGCCGGACGAAATTAATGCTAGAACAAGTTTTAAAAGATCTACACGAATCTGATCATGAGTGGAGTGTAGCTCTTCTTCGTTATTTTAATCCCGTCGGTGCTCATCCAAGCGGGTTGATCGGTGAGAAACCAAGTGATCACCCAAACAATTTAGTGCCTTACCTCACACAGGTTGCGGCAAGAAAACTTAGTAAACTTCGCATTTTCGGTAACGACTATGATACAAGTGACGGTACAGGTGTAAGAGATTATATTCATGTGGAAGACTTGGCAAGCGGCCATCTAAAAGCACTAGATAAAGTGCTGACGAATAATGGTGTGCATACTTATAACTTGGGAACGGGCAAAGGATTTAGCGTAATGGACGTCATACGAACATTTGAAAAAGTAACAGGTGTATACATTCCGTATGAAGTAATCGATCGTCGTCCTGGAGATGTTGCAGTCAGTTATGCAGATACAACAAAAGCAAGACAAGAGCTCGGATGGTTTGCCGAAAAAGGACTAGAAGAAATGCTACGAGATGTATGGAACTGGCAGCAGAAGCGCGTGGACATTTCTCGCTCTCCTAGTTATATAAAATAG
- a CDS encoding acyltransferase family protein — protein MKHRQSKQQRKRSQQPNSTVKQTKAMEQPLHKNRYITGLDGLRAIAVLAVIAYHLNFEWAAGGLLGVTVFFVLSGYLITDLLITEYVTTNTINFKNFWIRRARRLLPAMFTMLLVVVTYVTLFEPSMLEKLEEDTVAAIFYVSNWWYIFQDLSYFESFGPPSLLTHFWSLAVEEQFYILWPLVIIVLLKMKVREGSLFSMMLAGALISAAAMTLLYEPGADPSRIYYGTDTRVFSLLLGASLAVIWPSRKLSSTLPPEIRWKLDFVGLFALAFIFYMFGSTDQYQDFLYQGGMVAISVAALLVVAVMVHPSSRLNTWLSFKPLRWVGVRSYGIYLWHFPVIVLTSPQWGADAPSLFRTTFQIVLILVLANLSWKYIENPIRKGALSRFCRVVKRGEWKRERSFIGKFVLTACILGLFMCVSAIGFTTTSVALSKGKVISAIQDKVGNEEPPPENTVRPEPKSDGADKDEKPAEEPKEKPSEEPTSNDKEDEEKQPVQDTRSLSVIGDSVMIDVTPHIEEVFPNADVDAKIGRQFREAEDLVQQKKSSGSLGEIVVIELGANGPLSEKRMHNLIELIGDRDIYMITARVPKPWQREVNETITDVAQEYKNVEVVDWFTKSESHPEYIGSDGVHLTLTGAREYANFLIKHIE, from the coding sequence ATGAAACACCGACAATCGAAGCAACAACGAAAACGCAGCCAACAGCCTAACTCAACCGTTAAGCAAACGAAAGCCATGGAACAACCTCTACATAAGAACAGATACATAACCGGCCTCGATGGACTCAGAGCCATCGCCGTACTCGCAGTTATCGCCTATCATTTGAACTTTGAATGGGCAGCAGGCGGATTACTAGGGGTTACTGTCTTTTTTGTTTTATCAGGATATCTAATAACCGATCTATTAATCACGGAATATGTAACTACAAACACTATTAACTTTAAAAACTTCTGGATCCGCCGAGCCCGAAGGTTATTGCCAGCCATGTTTACGATGCTTCTCGTCGTCGTCACATACGTAACCTTGTTCGAGCCATCCATGCTTGAAAAACTTGAAGAAGATACCGTTGCAGCGATTTTTTATGTGAGCAACTGGTGGTATATATTCCAAGATCTTTCGTATTTCGAAAGCTTCGGACCCCCTTCCCTACTCACTCACTTTTGGAGTTTAGCGGTGGAAGAACAATTTTATATCCTATGGCCATTGGTCATTATCGTTCTATTAAAGATGAAGGTTCGTGAAGGTTCCCTGTTTTCTATGATGCTAGCAGGTGCTCTTATTTCAGCAGCAGCGATGACACTTTTGTACGAACCAGGTGCAGATCCGAGCCGCATCTATTACGGGACAGATACGCGCGTGTTCTCCCTTTTACTAGGAGCCAGTCTTGCTGTCATATGGCCGAGCCGTAAACTGTCTAGTACTCTACCACCTGAAATTCGTTGGAAACTAGACTTTGTCGGACTATTCGCACTCGCTTTTATCTTTTACATGTTCGGGAGCACAGACCAATATCAAGACTTCCTCTACCAAGGTGGAATGGTCGCGATATCCGTTGCCGCTTTGCTAGTAGTAGCCGTAATGGTTCACCCATCCAGCCGACTCAATACGTGGTTGAGCTTTAAACCGTTACGCTGGGTCGGAGTTCGTTCGTATGGTATCTATCTGTGGCATTTCCCTGTGATTGTTCTGACGAGCCCTCAATGGGGAGCAGATGCGCCAAGCTTATTTAGAACAACATTTCAAATTGTACTGATCTTAGTTCTAGCTAACCTGTCTTGGAAATACATCGAGAACCCGATCCGTAAAGGTGCGTTATCGAGATTCTGTCGAGTGGTGAAACGTGGAGAATGGAAACGTGAGCGGTCGTTTATCGGTAAGTTTGTGTTAACAGCTTGTATTTTAGGTCTTTTCATGTGCGTATCTGCAATCGGCTTCACCACAACTTCAGTAGCGTTAAGTAAAGGTAAAGTTATCTCTGCTATACAAGACAAAGTTGGAAATGAAGAGCCACCGCCAGAGAATACGGTGAGACCAGAACCGAAGTCTGATGGTGCTGATAAGGACGAAAAACCGGCCGAAGAGCCTAAAGAAAAACCATCTGAAGAACCAACATCTAATGATAAAGAAGATGAAGAGAAACAACCTGTTCAAGATACACGCTCACTCTCTGTCATCGGCGACTCTGTTATGATTGATGTAACACCTCATATAGAGGAAGTATTTCCTAATGCTGATGTGGATGCAAAAATCGGACGTCAGTTTAGAGAAGCAGAAGATCTCGTTCAGCAGAAGAAAAGCTCTGGCAGTTTAGGTGAGATTGTTGTGATCGAGCTTGGAGCGAACGGGCCTCTATCTGAAAAGAGAATGCATAACTTGATTGAGTTAATTGGTGATCGAGATATTTATATGATTACTGCACGTGTTCCAAAGCCTTGGCAGCGGGAAGTGAATGAGACGATTACTGATGTTGCTCAAGAGTACAAGAATGTTGAAGTAGTGGATTGGTTTACGAAGAGTGAATCTCACCCAGAGTATATTGGTAGCGATGGTGTGCATTTAACGCTCACTGGTGCGAGAGAGTATGCAAATTTCTTAATTAAACATATAGAATAA
- a CDS encoding flagellar hook-associated protein 2: protein MRIGGLASGMDIDTLVKDLMKAERIPLDKLSQKKTTLEWQRDDYRSMNKLLSDLDNLIFETIGRPSNFSKKSVTSSNPNAVSASANGTAINTTINMEVMETAKPATWVDTSKSVSSTYISSQDRTLSFEIMNGSGVSEGIKTINIKAGDNLTSISAAFNNSGLGVSAFYDSQKQQFVLTKKDSGSQSSIKVQDSITAEFMGELGFQNSIGELSGKTAGLDAKFTINGYETTRSTNTFSINGINYNLLQKGTSNLTVGDDTNATVESIRTFVNKYNETIDAINKKIGEAKYRDYTPLTSEQRKDLSEKEAEMWDEKAKSGLLRNDSSLSNGLNSMRQILYNNINTGDSKYDLLSEIGIGTSKNYLNKGKLEIDENKLRNALSEKPEAVMKLFNGNGTEVGIVQKLRESIKSTIVKIESKAGNEFRNNSSLARELEAVNKRIFTFEDRLVQVENRYWRQFQAMEAAVQRSNQQGAYLMQQFGGGQ from the coding sequence ATGAGAATTGGCGGATTAGCCAGCGGTATGGATATCGATACACTAGTCAAAGATTTGATGAAAGCAGAAAGAATACCTTTAGATAAACTTTCACAAAAAAAGACAACCTTAGAGTGGCAACGAGATGATTATCGTTCAATGAATAAACTATTAAGTGATCTGGATAATCTAATCTTTGAAACCATTGGAAGACCAAGTAATTTCTCTAAAAAGAGTGTAACTAGCTCTAATCCTAATGCAGTTTCTGCTAGTGCTAACGGAACAGCTATAAATACAACTATTAATATGGAAGTTATGGAAACGGCTAAGCCTGCAACATGGGTGGATACTTCTAAAAGCGTATCGAGTACTTATATTTCGAGCCAAGATAGAACTCTTTCATTTGAAATTATGAATGGAAGTGGAGTGAGTGAAGGTATTAAAACAATAAACATAAAAGCTGGTGATAATCTTACTTCTATCTCAGCTGCATTTAATAATTCAGGTCTTGGAGTTTCAGCATTTTATGACTCACAAAAACAACAATTTGTATTAACAAAAAAGGATTCTGGTTCACAATCTTCAATTAAGGTGCAAGATTCTATCACTGCTGAATTCATGGGAGAATTAGGTTTTCAAAATTCAATTGGTGAATTATCAGGTAAAACTGCAGGTTTAGATGCAAAGTTTACAATTAACGGATATGAGACTACTCGATCGACCAATACATTTTCAATAAATGGAATTAATTATAACTTACTACAAAAGGGTACTTCAAACCTTACTGTGGGAGACGATACTAATGCGACAGTAGAATCTATTAGAACCTTTGTTAATAAGTATAATGAAACTATTGATGCCATTAATAAGAAAATTGGTGAAGCAAAATACAGAGACTATACTCCACTAACTAGCGAACAAAGAAAAGACCTTTCTGAAAAAGAAGCTGAAATGTGGGACGAAAAAGCTAAGAGCGGTTTACTCAGAAATGACTCTTCACTGTCAAATGGATTAAACTCAATGCGACAAATTTTATATAATAACATTAATACAGGTGATTCAAAGTATGATCTACTTTCTGAAATTGGGATTGGTACCTCAAAAAATTATTTAAACAAGGGCAAACTTGAAATTGATGAAAATAAACTGCGAAATGCACTTTCGGAGAAACCTGAAGCAGTAATGAAGCTCTTTAATGGAAATGGTACAGAAGTGGGTATAGTCCAGAAGCTACGTGAATCGATAAAATCTACTATCGTGAAAATTGAATCTAAAGCGGGTAATGAATTTCGAAACAACAGTTCCCTGGCGCGTGAGTTAGAAGCAGTCAACAAACGAATTTTTACTTTTGAAGACCGGTTAGTTCAAGTAGAGAATCGCTATTGGCGTCAATTTCAAGCCATGGAGGCTGCGGTGCAACGTTCCAATCAGCAGGGAGCTTATTTAATGCAGCAGTTTGGCGGCGGACAGTAA